The following proteins come from a genomic window of Proteiniphilum propionicum:
- the mrdA gene encoding penicillin-binding protein 2 translates to MVNNLNPLSKRRYTIAAVVVIIALIYLGQLFILQLLSPKYREYAESNAFLRRELYPARGAIYDRNGKLLVYNKPTYDVMMVVREMKQFDTLDFCNTLNINIDRFHSMDAEMRDRRKNPGYSSYTPQLFMSQLDLEEYGLLQEKLYKFPGVYIQSRTERQYNYPNMGLILGYIAEVDKNKMAADPYYVRGDYVGKSGIELSHEEDLRGEKGVEILLRDAHGRVQGHYEGGKYDKAARSGKDLTLAIDLELQAYGEQLMHNKVGSIVMIEPKTGEVLCMVSAPTYDPILLTGKSFSANYRQLENNPFKPLFNRAIAGTYPPGSTFKPTQGLIFLEEGIINTETRYSCFGGYPPLGGRPGCHGHASPLSVQYALTTSCNSFFCYGLNGMLSNRAKYANVQSAFDVWRDHMVDMGFGYPLGIDLPSEKRGFIPNSKFYSKVFKTERWNAHNIISIAIGQGEILATPLQIANFGAMIANRGYFYTPHVVKQRKGAVLEPAYTTRHDSGISRAHFEVTVEGMADAVTKGTCRGIYLEPLVEVCGKTGTAENPHGDDHSLFMGFAPKDDPQVAIAVVVENGRFGATNAVPVARLMLQKFFRGEIPESDKWLETSIINREILPYVYTRSLPSGNR, encoded by the coding sequence CTGGTGAACAATCTTAACCCTCTGTCAAAACGTCGCTATACTATTGCCGCTGTGGTGGTGATAATAGCGCTGATATATCTGGGACAACTGTTCATCCTGCAGTTGCTTAGCCCGAAGTACCGTGAATATGCCGAAAGCAACGCCTTCCTTCGAAGGGAGCTTTATCCTGCCAGGGGAGCCATTTACGATCGAAACGGCAAGTTACTTGTGTACAACAAACCTACATATGATGTGATGATGGTTGTACGTGAAATGAAGCAGTTCGATACTCTTGATTTCTGCAATACGTTGAATATCAATATAGACCGCTTTCATTCTATGGATGCTGAGATGCGAGATCGACGAAAGAACCCCGGATACTCATCATATACACCACAGCTTTTCATGTCGCAGCTCGATTTGGAGGAGTACGGCCTGCTGCAGGAGAAACTGTACAAATTCCCAGGTGTCTATATCCAGAGCCGTACGGAGCGACAATATAACTACCCCAATATGGGACTTATCCTTGGCTATATAGCAGAGGTGGATAAAAATAAAATGGCCGCCGATCCCTATTACGTTAGAGGCGACTATGTAGGGAAGTCGGGAATTGAGCTGTCGCACGAAGAGGATCTGCGGGGCGAAAAGGGTGTGGAGATACTGCTTCGCGATGCACACGGAAGGGTCCAGGGACACTATGAGGGCGGCAAGTACGACAAAGCGGCACGGTCGGGAAAGGACCTTACACTGGCTATTGATCTGGAACTGCAAGCTTACGGTGAGCAGCTGATGCATAACAAAGTGGGCAGTATAGTGATGATTGAGCCCAAAACAGGTGAGGTACTCTGCATGGTTTCGGCACCTACATATGACCCAATTCTCTTGACAGGAAAAAGCTTCAGCGCCAACTACCGGCAGCTGGAAAATAATCCGTTTAAGCCGCTTTTCAACAGAGCTATTGCGGGGACCTACCCGCCGGGTTCAACGTTCAAGCCTACTCAGGGGCTTATCTTTTTGGAAGAGGGTATTATCAACACCGAGACCCGTTATTCATGCTTCGGAGGCTACCCGCCTTTGGGAGGGCGCCCCGGATGTCACGGACATGCCTCGCCTCTGTCTGTCCAGTATGCTCTCACTACCTCCTGCAACTCTTTCTTTTGCTACGGATTGAACGGTATGCTTAGCAACAGGGCGAAATACGCAAACGTACAGTCGGCCTTCGATGTATGGCGCGATCATATGGTGGATATGGGGTTCGGATACCCTCTGGGAATCGATCTGCCTTCGGAAAAGAGAGGATTTATTCCGAACAGCAAATTCTATTCAAAGGTGTTTAAAACAGAACGCTGGAACGCGCACAATATCATCTCTATCGCTATAGGACAGGGTGAGATACTTGCCACGCCATTGCAGATAGCCAATTTCGGAGCAATGATTGCCAACAGAGGCTATTTTTATACACCACACGTAGTAAAGCAACGGAAAGGAGCTGTGCTGGAACCGGCATACACTACCAGGCACGATTCAGGTATAAGCAGGGCACATTTTGAAGTTACGGTAGAGGGGATGGCGGATGCGGTGACCAAAGGTACCTGCAGGGGTATCTACCTTGAACCTCTTGTGGAGGTCTGTGGCAAAACCGGTACAGCTGAAAACCCTCATGGCGACGACCACTCACTCTTCATGGGTTTTGCTCCCAAGGATGATCCTCAGGTAGCAATAGCGGTGGTAGTTGAGAACGGACGATTTGGTGCAACCAACGCTGTACCGGTAGCGAGGTTGATGTTGCAGAAGTTTTTCCGGGGCGAAATTCCCGAAAGCGACAAATGGCTTGAGACATCAATTATTAACCGTGAAATCTTGCCATATGTATATACAAGAAGTCTGCCTTCAGGCAACAGATAA
- the rodA gene encoding rod shape-determining protein RodA, with protein sequence MIYKGSKDIEEKGKVDRITVIFYLIFVVFGWLNIYAASFDLESATAMFDLSTRAGMQLIWIGSSLLLAFALLKIDVGFYETYAFVFYLIGIGLLLVTLLVAQDINGSRSWLIIGPIRLQPAEFMKFIIALSLAKVFNTYGFRLMERKNILLVSCIILLPALLVVAQSETGTALVYLSFILVLYREGLPGGFLFMGIAAIVYFILGIRFSDTFIGVISTGEFVTILLIIIFSAAMVWNYMKRHKVAFIILLIAASTFMAAFIVSFFSVKIDWGIVAIIALSLTALYLLLLFFRYWKKTYIYIFFFLIGSFAFLESAEYVFYNVLQPHQQMRIKVTLGMEQDLSGAGYHVGQSKIAIGSGGLMGKGYLNGTQTKLKYVPEQDTDFIFCTIGEEHGFVGSAVIILMLLAFVLRLLYLAERQTTIFGRVYGYGVTGVFIFHIMVNIGMVIGIMPVIGIPLPFFSYGGSSLWGFTILLFIFLRIDKSRRRN encoded by the coding sequence ATGATCTATAAGGGTAGCAAAGATATAGAGGAAAAGGGGAAAGTGGATAGAATCACTGTCATATTTTACCTTATATTTGTTGTGTTCGGATGGCTCAACATCTACGCTGCCAGTTTCGATCTGGAGAGTGCTACTGCTATGTTCGACCTGTCTACCAGGGCTGGAATGCAGCTTATCTGGATAGGCTCATCGCTGCTACTTGCTTTTGCCCTGCTGAAGATCGACGTGGGCTTTTATGAGACATATGCTTTTGTCTTTTATCTCATCGGTATAGGATTGTTGCTGGTTACCCTGCTGGTCGCGCAAGATATTAACGGATCACGCTCTTGGCTTATCATCGGCCCCATACGCCTGCAGCCAGCGGAGTTCATGAAGTTTATCATTGCTCTGTCTCTGGCAAAAGTATTCAATACATACGGCTTCCGTCTTATGGAGCGCAAAAATATTCTGCTGGTGAGCTGCATCATACTGTTGCCGGCGTTATTGGTCGTAGCTCAGAGCGAAACCGGTACTGCTCTGGTATACCTAAGCTTTATACTTGTTTTATACAGGGAGGGGCTTCCGGGAGGATTCCTTTTCATGGGGATAGCTGCCATTGTTTACTTTATTCTTGGAATAAGGTTTTCAGATACCTTTATAGGGGTCATCTCCACGGGGGAATTTGTTACCATCCTTCTTATTATTATATTCTCAGCCGCAATGGTGTGGAATTATATGAAACGGCATAAAGTAGCCTTTATTATTCTGCTCATAGCTGCCTCAACATTTATGGCTGCCTTTATAGTTTCATTTTTTTCTGTGAAAATTGATTGGGGCATTGTTGCCATCATAGCCCTTTCGTTAACTGCCCTTTACCTGCTGCTGCTATTTTTCCGCTACTGGAAGAAGACATATATCTATATTTTTTTCTTTTTGATCGGTTCTTTTGCATTTCTCGAGTCGGCGGAATATGTGTTCTACAATGTGCTTCAGCCGCACCAGCAGATGCGTATAAAAGTCACACTTGGCATGGAGCAGGATCTTAGTGGAGCGGGTTACCACGTGGGACAGTCCAAAATTGCCATCGGGTCGGGAGGACTAATGGGAAAAGGTTATCTTAACGGAACACAAACAAAGCTCAAATATGTACCTGAGCAGGATACCGATTTTATTTTCTGCACAATCGGCGAGGAGCATGGTTTTGTAGGTTCAGCCGTCATCATTTTAATGCTGCTGGCTTTTGTACTTCGTTTGCTCTACCTTGCTGAACGGCAGACAACCATTTTTGGGCGTGTTTATGGTTATGGCGTTACAGGTGTTTTCATATTTCACATCATGGTAAATATCGGCATGGTAATAGGCATTATGCCTGTTATTGGTATTCCATTGCCATTCTTCAGTTATGGCGGTTCATCACTTTGGGGATTTACCATACTACTCTTTATATTTCTCAGGATCGACAAGTCGCGAAGACGGAATTGA
- a CDS encoding SDR family NAD(P)-dependent oxidoreductase — MRKTALITGASKGIGKEMAFLFAEKDCNMVLVARSEDRLMRLKEQLEAKYAVSVHIIVKDLSLSGAAQELFNELKEKKIEVEYLVNNAGFGDYGVFSGTPWERYEKMIALNVTALTHLTHLFVQEWRDRKRGKILNVSSTAAFQPGPMMAVYFASKSFVLMLSEALEYELKRDNITVTTLCPGPTETNFGDESKMHASQLVKNVKIANPREVAELGYRAMMKGKSVVIHGAANKIAPFGIRLIPRKWVTRLSARVMQSK, encoded by the coding sequence ATGAGAAAAACAGCTTTAATTACAGGTGCATCTAAAGGTATCGGGAAAGAGATGGCATTTCTTTTTGCGGAGAAGGATTGTAATATGGTACTAGTTGCCCGAAGCGAAGATAGATTGATGCGGTTGAAAGAGCAGCTGGAGGCTAAGTATGCTGTTTCCGTGCATATTATCGTTAAAGACCTTTCTTTGTCAGGAGCTGCACAGGAGTTATTCAACGAATTGAAAGAGAAAAAGATTGAAGTCGAATATCTGGTTAATAACGCCGGTTTCGGCGACTATGGCGTTTTCTCCGGTACACCCTGGGAGCGCTATGAGAAGATGATCGCTCTCAACGTAACCGCCCTTACGCACCTGACCCACCTTTTCGTGCAGGAGTGGAGAGACAGAAAGAGGGGTAAGATATTGAACGTATCATCAACTGCCGCTTTCCAGCCGGGACCCATGATGGCGGTTTATTTCGCTTCCAAATCGTTTGTTCTCATGCTTTCAGAAGCACTGGAATATGAGCTGAAGAGGGACAACATCACAGTTACCACGCTATGTCCCGGCCCAACCGAAACTAATTTCGGGGATGAGTCTAAGATGCATGCATCTCAATTAGTGAAGAACGTGAAAATTGCCAATCCAAGAGAGGTGGCAGAACTGGGATACAGGGCAATGATGAAAGGTAAATCCGTGGTTATTCATGGTGCTGCAAACAAGATAGCCCCTTTTGGCATTCGTCTCATTCCCCGTAAATGGGTTACCCGCTTATCGGCAAGAGTAATGCAGAGTAAATAA
- the mtgA gene encoding monofunctional biosynthetic peptidoglycan transglycosylase, whose amino-acid sequence MKKLFRFFGKLLLWFFILSAGGVGIFRFVPVYVTPLMVIRAVQSVAEGEKPRIKHRWVSFHSISDNLKRAVIASEDQRFYSHKGFDRIEIRKAIDENKTRKKARGASTITQQTAKNLFLWPRSSWFRKGLEAYFTVLLELLWPKDRILEVYLNCMETGKGVYGAEAVAREHFSTSAAKLSESQSALIAATLPNPLKFSSKAPSPYIKQRQAHILRQMRTVQLQSDSSKR is encoded by the coding sequence ATGAAAAAACTATTTCGATTTTTCGGTAAACTGCTTTTGTGGTTTTTTATTCTATCTGCCGGAGGAGTGGGTATCTTCAGGTTTGTACCGGTATATGTTACTCCTCTCATGGTCATCAGAGCCGTTCAATCTGTGGCGGAGGGTGAGAAACCCCGGATAAAACATCGCTGGGTATCTTTCCATTCTATTTCCGACAACCTTAAACGGGCAGTGATAGCATCGGAAGACCAACGGTTTTATTCACACAAAGGTTTCGACAGAATAGAGATACGAAAAGCGATAGATGAGAATAAAACCAGAAAAAAAGCACGCGGCGCAAGTACCATAACCCAGCAAACGGCAAAGAACCTCTTTTTATGGCCACGCTCATCGTGGTTCAGAAAAGGGTTGGAAGCTTACTTCACAGTACTTTTAGAGCTTCTGTGGCCGAAAGACCGGATTCTGGAAGTCTATCTGAACTGCATGGAAACGGGTAAAGGAGTGTATGGCGCCGAAGCTGTGGCAAGGGAACATTTCAGTACCAGCGCCGCAAAACTTTCGGAAAGCCAGTCGGCACTGATTGCGGCTACACTGCCCAACCCTTTGAAATTTAGCTCCAAAGCTCCTTCTCCATATATCAAACAACGGCAGGCACATATTCTGAGGCAGATGCGCACGGTACAACTGCAGAGCGATAGCTCCAAACGGTAA
- a CDS encoding nitrous oxide-stimulated promoter family protein has translation MNEGEKKVVSKMIAIYCRSRHSGNGKLCGECESLRLYAFQRLERCPYGEEKPTCAMCPIHCYKEEMRMKIKEVMRAAGPRMLILHPVDTFRHFYQEHRRSSKFADRSKSKN, from the coding sequence ATGAACGAAGGAGAAAAAAAGGTTGTCAGCAAAATGATCGCGATCTATTGCCGATCCAGACACTCCGGCAATGGGAAATTGTGTGGGGAGTGTGAAAGCCTGCGCCTGTACGCGTTTCAACGACTGGAGCGTTGCCCTTATGGTGAAGAAAAACCCACCTGTGCCATGTGCCCGATACATTGTTACAAGGAAGAGATGCGCATGAAGATCAAAGAGGTTATGCGTGCCGCAGGGCCACGGATGCTTATTCTCCATCCTGTGGATACTTTCCGTCACTTTTATCAGGAGCATAGGCGCAGCAGTAAATTTGCCGACAGGTCAAAATCAAAAAATTAA
- a CDS encoding LuxR C-terminal-related transcriptional regulator, protein MLNKHSVVADVLAEHNELIPVLNRFGIRLGVGDKSVGDLCREHRLNPDFILTVLNVYLDETYIPDASLSLFDAESIASYFRHTVDNYIHELVPNIEKHLNAFIALSGSESKELGMLQTLFLKFKQKMTDYLSDIDNYDDDFPDDLLHDLKNILIKHISQDYNQNLSYAVIFSIHSFEKDLAVHNRLRDKVLLPKLNELNSSGIRQLQNAITDENAVRQNGNGHRLTSRETEILLLIVQGLLNKEIAEKLNISHNTVLTHRKNIIAKTGIKTVSGLTFYCLRNGLISM, encoded by the coding sequence TTGTTGAATAAACATAGTGTTGTGGCAGACGTGCTTGCGGAGCACAATGAACTGATCCCTGTACTGAACCGTTTTGGAATACGTTTAGGTGTTGGTGACAAGAGTGTGGGCGACCTCTGTAGGGAACACCGCCTCAACCCCGATTTTATTCTGACTGTTCTTAATGTTTATCTCGATGAGACCTATATCCCCGATGCATCACTTTCGCTTTTCGATGCGGAGTCAATAGCAAGTTATTTCCGCCATACAGTTGATAATTATATCCATGAGCTAGTCCCCAATATCGAGAAACACCTGAACGCGTTTATCGCCCTTAGCGGCTCTGAAAGCAAAGAGCTGGGTATGCTTCAAACATTGTTTCTGAAGTTCAAGCAAAAGATGACTGATTATCTTAGCGATATCGACAATTACGATGATGATTTTCCTGACGATCTGCTTCATGACCTTAAGAACATTCTTATAAAGCACATTTCGCAGGATTATAATCAAAATCTCAGCTATGCAGTGATCTTCTCAATTCACTCATTTGAGAAAGATCTCGCGGTACATAACAGGTTGCGCGATAAGGTTCTCCTCCCTAAACTTAATGAACTGAACTCATCTGGTATACGTCAACTGCAAAACGCTATAACCGATGAGAATGCCGTCAGACAGAATGGTAACGGCCACCGCCTTACAAGCCGGGAAACAGAAATACTTTTGCTAATCGTTCAGGGATTATTAAATAAGGAGATCGCGGAGAAGCTCAATATCAGTCACAATACGGTACTAACACATCGCAAGAATATTATAGCCAAAACAGGTATCAAAACTGTATCGGGACTCACTTTCTACTGTCTCCGTAACGGACTGATATCTATGTAG
- a CDS encoding creatininase family protein, giving the protein MPKSSFLRIPATNYGEVLEHKYDIAILPWGAVEPHNYHLPYLTDCILSYEIACDCAEEAYKKGVTCMVMPPVYLGSQNTGQWNKPFCVHTRSETQKAVLQDIVTSLHIQGFKDLMIINGHGGNTFKPYVRDLAMQYPDIRIVVVDWYSVVPTSGFFEEQPDDHAGEQETSVMLHYHPELVSMERAGDGAVRPGRIAAVDSKTGWMPRHWDEISSDTGIGNPKKSTAEKGERYVKAVTEKITGLLSELKNTR; this is encoded by the coding sequence ATGCCAAAAAGTAGTTTTCTTCGTATTCCTGCTACAAACTATGGAGAAGTCCTGGAACACAAGTACGACATTGCAATACTCCCATGGGGAGCTGTTGAACCACACAACTACCATCTGCCCTATCTGACCGACTGCATCCTCTCTTACGAGATTGCCTGCGATTGTGCTGAAGAAGCATACAAGAAGGGGGTTACATGTATGGTAATGCCACCCGTCTATTTAGGTTCACAAAACACGGGACAATGGAACAAGCCCTTCTGTGTTCACACGCGGAGCGAGACACAGAAGGCCGTACTGCAGGATATCGTGACATCACTCCATATTCAGGGTTTTAAAGATCTTATGATCATAAACGGCCATGGAGGAAACACCTTCAAGCCCTACGTGCGTGATCTGGCCATGCAATATCCCGATATCCGCATCGTTGTGGTGGACTGGTACTCCGTTGTTCCTACAAGTGGCTTTTTCGAAGAGCAACCCGATGATCATGCGGGTGAACAGGAGACATCGGTAATGCTACACTACCATCCAGAGCTGGTATCGATGGAGAGGGCTGGAGACGGTGCGGTGAGGCCAGGCAGAATAGCTGCTGTTGATAGTAAAACAGGGTGGATGCCCCGGCACTGGGATGAGATCTCGTCGGATACCGGCATCGGCAACCCCAAGAAATCGACAGCCGAAAAGGGTGAACGCTATGTAAAGGCTGTTACAGAAAAAATTACCGGGCTACTGAGCGAATTGAAGAACACCCGGTAA
- a CDS encoding methylmalonyl-CoA mutase family protein — MSSQREKLFADFSPVSTEEWMEVITKDLKGADFRKRLVWKTNEGFDVNPFYRAEDIEGFLAAESLPGQFPYVRGTRKDNVWYVRQEIDVKDFAEANKKALSLLERGVTSFGFHLPDNELSAQNLEILLKGIAPDKVELNFRTCVSHSIRLAELVVDYVGAQNLNLMDCFGSIEFDPFRKILKKGVDEPNWAEKVVEIVKITAPLPRYRAITVTGDRMNDAGAYSYQELGYSLSYGNQVLSKLIENGIEPSLAAKKIKFKFGVGSNYFMEIAKFRAARWLWAEIVNAYKPPCPHDCDNKAADGTCRCAAKMNIHATTSSFNQSLYDPYVNLLRTQTEAMSATIGAVDSLTVRPFDEAFESPSAFAKRIAVNQQLLLKEEAHFDKITDPASGSYYIETLTASLARQAWKLFLETEDTGFYNALKAGTVQDAVNTSAEARFNALASRKEILLGTNQYPNFTELMSDKIENNTEDSGCGCGSGSSHTQLKKLNSVRLADAFNELRLATELSGKRPKAFMLTIGNLAMRLARSQFSSNFFACAGYEIIDNLGFNTVEEGVKAARKIGADLVVLCSSDDEYATLAPEAYNLLKDGKELFVVAGAPACMDALKAVGIEHFINVRSNVLETLKEFNNKLL, encoded by the coding sequence ATGAGTAGTCAGAGAGAGAAACTTTTCGCCGATTTTTCTCCCGTCTCCACTGAAGAGTGGATGGAAGTTATCACAAAAGACCTGAAAGGGGCTGACTTCCGTAAAAGACTGGTCTGGAAAACCAATGAAGGGTTTGATGTGAATCCTTTTTATCGTGCTGAGGATATTGAAGGGTTCCTTGCAGCCGAAAGCCTGCCGGGACAATTTCCCTATGTACGTGGTACAAGAAAGGATAATGTATGGTATGTACGTCAGGAAATTGACGTGAAAGATTTTGCCGAAGCCAACAAAAAGGCACTTTCGCTGCTTGAAAGGGGAGTCACCTCATTCGGCTTTCACCTACCCGATAATGAGCTTTCTGCTCAAAATTTGGAGATATTGCTAAAAGGGATTGCCCCGGACAAGGTAGAGCTTAACTTCAGGACATGTGTCTCTCACTCAATTCGCCTGGCTGAACTGGTAGTCGATTATGTGGGTGCGCAGAACCTGAATCTGATGGATTGCTTTGGCTCAATAGAGTTCGATCCATTCAGAAAGATACTTAAGAAAGGAGTTGACGAACCCAACTGGGCAGAGAAGGTGGTGGAAATAGTGAAAATCACCGCTCCGCTTCCGCGATACCGTGCAATCACGGTCACCGGAGACAGGATGAACGATGCCGGGGCTTATAGTTACCAGGAGTTGGGCTATAGCCTCTCCTACGGGAATCAGGTATTGTCAAAGCTGATAGAAAACGGAATTGAGCCGTCACTTGCTGCCAAAAAGATAAAGTTCAAGTTTGGCGTAGGCTCCAACTATTTCATGGAGATAGCAAAATTCCGCGCTGCTCGCTGGTTGTGGGCAGAGATTGTGAATGCTTATAAGCCACCATGCCCGCACGATTGCGACAATAAAGCAGCCGACGGGACTTGCCGATGCGCCGCGAAAATGAATATACACGCTACCACCTCAAGTTTCAACCAATCGCTCTACGATCCTTATGTGAACCTGCTCCGTACTCAAACGGAAGCCATGTCGGCAACCATTGGTGCGGTAGATTCACTCACAGTCCGCCCCTTCGATGAGGCATTCGAGTCGCCCTCTGCTTTTGCCAAACGTATTGCCGTGAACCAGCAGCTGCTGCTCAAGGAGGAGGCCCATTTCGATAAGATAACCGATCCCGCATCAGGTTCCTACTATATAGAAACACTTACCGCATCATTGGCACGGCAGGCCTGGAAACTGTTTCTCGAAACCGAAGATACAGGTTTCTACAATGCATTGAAGGCCGGGACCGTACAGGATGCTGTCAACACCTCGGCGGAAGCCCGATTCAACGCTCTTGCGAGTCGAAAAGAGATACTGCTGGGGACCAATCAGTATCCAAATTTCACAGAACTGATGAGTGATAAGATTGAGAATAATACAGAGGATAGCGGTTGCGGCTGTGGAAGCGGCAGTTCTCATACACAATTAAAGAAACTCAACTCCGTACGCCTGGCCGATGCTTTCAACGAACTGAGACTTGCAACTGAACTTAGTGGTAAAAGGCCCAAAGCATTTATGCTTACCATCGGTAATCTGGCTATGCGCCTTGCACGTTCTCAATTCTCGAGCAATTTCTTTGCCTGTGCCGGTTATGAGATCATCGATAACCTTGGCTTCAACACGGTGGAGGAGGGCGTGAAAGCCGCCCGTAAAATAGGCGCCGATCTTGTGGTGCTCTGCTCCTCCGATGATGAGTATGCCACCCTCGCACCCGAAGCTTATAACCTGCTCAAAGATGGAAAAGAGCTGTTCGTGGTGGCTGGTGCTCCCGCCTGCATGGACGCCCTCAAAGCGGTAGGAATTGAGCATTTCATCAATGTACGCAGCAACGTGCTTGAGACATTGAAAGAGTTTAATAATAAACTACTATAG
- a CDS encoding prenyltransferase, which yields MPKLKEWIIVAHPWAVPASASPALIAASYVFYLFKRGEVAEVEWGLGILGLIGAVIFHLSGNLIGEYQDFVSGVDKKEKTGPPRLIVQGIFKPKIVLYYGYSLLFAGIAIGIFLLVNTGLPLLVIGAIGVISSTFYYKFKYIALGDLLIFICYGLAIALGLAYVMTTRIIWPVLAVSTPVGLLIVAILHANNTRDMLQDKSAGIRTQAMNMGLEGSQICYQTMLLAAYLLIAIMVMMQILPTPAFLVLLSFPLAIRNIRLMKKATMDNLGIIRFLDTHTAQLVLTFSLLLVAGNVIAAFI from the coding sequence ATGCCGAAACTAAAAGAGTGGATCATAGTAGCTCACCCGTGGGCAGTACCTGCATCGGCCTCACCGGCTCTTATAGCAGCCTCCTATGTGTTTTATCTCTTCAAAAGAGGAGAGGTCGCTGAGGTAGAGTGGGGACTTGGTATACTGGGGCTTATCGGTGCCGTAATATTTCACTTGTCGGGAAACCTGATAGGTGAGTATCAAGACTTTGTGAGCGGCGTGGACAAAAAAGAGAAGACAGGCCCACCACGGTTAATAGTGCAGGGCATCTTTAAGCCTAAGATTGTTCTCTACTATGGTTATTCGTTACTTTTTGCCGGCATTGCAATTGGAATCTTCCTCCTGGTTAATACAGGCCTTCCGTTACTGGTTATCGGAGCTATCGGAGTAATCAGTTCCACGTTCTATTACAAATTCAAGTATATAGCACTGGGAGATCTGCTTATATTCATCTGTTACGGACTGGCTATAGCTTTGGGGCTTGCTTATGTTATGACTACCCGGATTATATGGCCGGTGCTTGCTGTGAGCACTCCTGTCGGACTTCTTATAGTTGCAATACTGCATGCCAACAACACCAGGGATATGCTGCAGGACAAGTCAGCAGGCATACGCACGCAGGCAATGAACATGGGGCTTGAAGGATCTCAGATCTGTTATCAGACCATGCTGCTTGCAGCTTATCTGTTGATTGCTATTATGGTAATGATGCAGATTCTGCCTACCCCCGCATTCTTGGTCCTCCTCAGCTTCCCTCTCGCAATAAGGAATATAAGGTTGATGAAGAAGGCCACCATGGACAATCTGGGCATAATCCGTTTTCTTGATACCCATACGGCTCAACTGGTACTGACGTTCAGCCTGTTGTTGGTCGCAGGAAATGTTATTGCAGCATTCATATGA